In a single window of the Flavobacterium sp. W4I14 genome:
- a CDS encoding Lrp/AsnC family leucine-responsive transcriptional regulator (product_source=KO:K03719; cath_funfam=1.10.10.10,3.30.70.920; cog=COG1522; ko=KO:K03719; pfam=PF01037,PF13412; smart=SM00344; superfamily=46785,54909), with product MQPQKVDQTDIEILNLLQRDGLLTYKEVSGKLRKSMTHIVDRIKKLRSNGYIKSTVAIVDIDKLRSHFIAFPHIQLTMHSEDIVRAFKTEMEKYPEVMECYHLTGHFDFMLKVAMPDMVSYNNFLRDNIGALAYVGNIQSFLVLNQSKAETAYAL from the coding sequence ATGCAGCCTCAAAAAGTTGATCAGACTGATATCGAAATCTTAAATCTCTTACAACGTGATGGATTATTAACCTATAAAGAAGTTTCGGGAAAGCTTAGAAAAAGCATGACCCACATTGTAGACCGCATTAAAAAACTGCGGTCAAATGGCTACATCAAATCAACAGTTGCCATTGTAGACATCGATAAACTGAGGTCGCATTTTATAGCCTTTCCGCACATTCAGCTTACCATGCATTCGGAAGATATTGTAAGAGCATTTAAGACCGAAATGGAAAAATACCCAGAAGTGATGGAGTGTTACCACCTTACCGGACATTTCGATTTTATGCTTAAAGTGGCCATGCCCGATATGGTTTCTTATAACAATTTCCTGAGAGATAATATAGGCGCACTGGCTTATGTAGGAAACATTCAGAGCTTTTTGGTACTGAATCAATCGAAAGCCGAAACCGCGTATGCTTTGTAG
- a CDS encoding fluoroquinolone resistance protein (product_source=KO:K18555; cog=COG1357; ko=KO:K18555; pfam=PF00805,PF13599; superfamily=141571), protein MQEPRETTVHQNKTFTDINYAGKQLQKREFIKCEFIRCDFSKSDLSHNDFVDCEFSHCNFSLTQVTGTGFSNITFTDCKILGIDFSTCNKFMFSFSFKGCILDYSVFYGTKLRKTNFINCSLKEVDFESADLSSAVFNHCDLTATSFNRTILEKTDFRTARNFSFDPALNNMKKARFSSTNLSGLLDHFKLDIED, encoded by the coding sequence ATGCAAGAACCCCGCGAAACTACCGTTCATCAAAATAAAACTTTTACCGATATCAATTATGCGGGTAAACAGCTGCAAAAGCGAGAGTTTATTAAGTGTGAATTTATAAGGTGCGATTTTTCTAAAAGTGACTTAAGCCACAACGATTTTGTTGACTGTGAATTTAGCCACTGTAATTTCTCGCTCACTCAGGTAACAGGTACAGGTTTTAGTAACATTACATTCACAGATTGTAAAATACTGGGTATTGATTTTTCTACCTGCAATAAATTTATGTTCTCCTTTTCTTTTAAGGGATGCATTTTAGATTATTCTGTTTTTTATGGTACCAAGCTCAGGAAAACGAATTTTATTAACTGCTCGCTAAAGGAAGTCGATTTTGAATCGGCCGATTTATCTTCAGCTGTTTTTAATCATTGCGACCTGACGGCAACCTCTTTTAACCGCACAATTCTGGAAAAAACTGACTTTCGGACCGCAAGGAATTTTTCTTTCGACCCCGCGTTGAACAACATGAAAAAAGCTAGATTTTCATCTACTAACCTTTCGGGTTTATTAGACCACTTCAAACTGGATATTGAGGATTAG
- a CDS encoding AcrR family transcriptional regulator (product_source=COG1309; cath_funfam=1.10.10.60; cog=COG1309; pfam=PF00440,PF17937; superfamily=46689,48498), which translates to MENPYKRKKEPEVSKQLILAAAAEIGASDWHRVTFQAIADKTGLSKGGIIHHFRNKEDLLKELMNQSLAELTEWIVEEKKSSKEVGSLAYLRFIIDKSNDLFYRRTMKIITHVILINPEYRKGWDEWFSTHIGNGDDGEQGIKHLIVMLVADGLWYSDNLGAYDISDKKKQQILEMLIKL; encoded by the coding sequence ATGGAAAATCCCTATAAAAGAAAAAAAGAGCCTGAGGTAAGCAAACAACTTATTTTAGCAGCAGCAGCAGAAATCGGAGCGTCAGATTGGCATCGCGTTACGTTTCAGGCAATTGCCGATAAAACGGGTTTGAGCAAGGGGGGGATTATCCACCATTTCCGTAACAAAGAAGATCTGCTAAAAGAATTGATGAACCAAAGTTTGGCAGAGCTTACCGAGTGGATTGTAGAAGAAAAAAAGTCATCGAAGGAGGTAGGCAGTTTAGCTTACCTGCGCTTTATTATTGATAAAAGTAACGACCTGTTTTATAGAAGAACGATGAAAATTATCACTCATGTTATTCTGATCAATCCAGAGTACCGTAAAGGCTGGGATGAATGGTTTAGTACCCACATTGGTAATGGCGATGATGGCGAGCAAGGTATAAAACACCTGATTGTGATGCTTGTTGCTGATGGATTATGGTATTCGGATAATCTGGGTGCTTATGATATCAGTGACAAGAAAAAACAACAGATTTTAGAAATGCTCATTAAGCTTTAA
- a CDS encoding hypothetical protein (product_source=Hypo-rule applied) codes for MSRYITIISTIIESGSDISLIALAVAGLQDISEWSIDLEDCDKVIRIVSAKDISSEFCEKLALFGIKASVMQIFDDRYHLM; via the coding sequence ATGTCCAGATACATCACTATCATTTCTACCATTATCGAATCGGGCAGCGATATCAGTTTAATTGCTTTGGCCGTTGCAGGGTTGCAGGATATTTCAGAATGGTCTATCGATCTAGAAGATTGCGACAAAGTAATCCGCATTGTTTCGGCAAAGGATATTAGCAGTGAGTTTTGCGAAAAACTGGCGCTATTTGGGATAAAAGCATCGGTAATGCAGATTTTTGATGATCGTTATCACCTGATGTAG
- a CDS encoding hypothetical protein (product_source=Hypo-rule applied; pfam=PF13709; superfamily=52317), whose product MQRAKFTFARLKYNSGDWDTDQRMPSNLLNSLLEYTTIPLDEEEKIVELSSRDLFKYPFCYLSGHKLVQFSQQEAVNFKTYVHNGGFVFVDDCNHDIDGLFARSFETQMSNLFGPQALKKIPNNHGIYSSFFKFEKGPPTTSFELNGWGDDLVHDYLKAITINNRIGVLYSNKDYGCEWDYDFRNKRFLAEDNTKFGVNIILYAMGINS is encoded by the coding sequence ATGCAAAGAGCTAAATTTACATTTGCGAGGTTAAAATATAATTCAGGCGATTGGGATACCGATCAGCGCATGCCTTCTAACCTCTTAAATTCTCTTCTCGAGTATACAACCATTCCTTTGGATGAAGAAGAGAAAATTGTAGAATTAAGCAGTCGCGATTTATTTAAATATCCTTTCTGTTACTTAAGCGGGCATAAATTGGTTCAATTTAGTCAGCAAGAAGCCGTAAATTTTAAAACTTACGTACACAACGGAGGCTTTGTTTTTGTAGATGATTGCAACCATGATATTGATGGTTTATTTGCCCGCTCGTTCGAAACGCAGATGAGTAATTTATTTGGCCCTCAGGCTTTGAAGAAAATCCCTAATAACCATGGTATTTATAGTTCTTTCTTTAAGTTTGAGAAAGGACCGCCAACCACTTCATTCGAGTTAAATGGTTGGGGTGATGATCTGGTACACGATTACCTGAAAGCAATTACCATTAACAATAGGATAGGGGTATTGTATAGTAATAAAGATTATGGCTGCGAGTGGGATTACGATTTCAGGAACAAACGTTTTTTAGCTGAAGACAATACTAAGTTCGGGGTAAATATTATCCTTTACGCCATGGGGATAAATAGTTAG
- a CDS encoding MoxR-like ATPase (product_source=KO:K03924; cath_funfam=1.10.8.300,3.40.50.300; cog=COG0714; ko=KO:K03924; pfam=PF07726,PF17863; smart=SM00382; superfamily=52540) → MPYIEAQYRYTKKSTVLERSESNLKILIDKISLLKSEIQKVIVGQDVIIEEMLIALMAGGHCLLEGVPGLAKTLMVRTMSQALDLSFRRIQFTPDLMPTDIVGTEILEEDHVTGKRFFKFNKGPLFANIILADEVNRTPPKTQSALLEAMQEFEVTYGGQTYPLDRPFFILATQNPIEQAGTYPLPEAQLDRFLLYIKIGYPTAAEETQILSSTTGSKKAVINPIIGAEEIKELQAITREVSISDDLITYVSEIIRATRPDTTSVNFVKEWVRWGAGPRAGQALILTAKARALFKGRYAVIMEDLQAMAYPVLRHRVLMNFKAEAENVSSDKVTDELIKAISKPKANI, encoded by the coding sequence ATGCCCTATATTGAAGCACAATATCGTTATACTAAAAAATCAACCGTTTTGGAGCGTTCAGAAAGCAACCTAAAAATATTGATCGATAAGATCTCCCTTTTAAAAAGCGAAATACAAAAAGTAATTGTGGGTCAGGATGTGATCATTGAAGAAATGCTGATCGCTTTAATGGCCGGCGGACATTGTTTACTGGAAGGTGTACCAGGTTTGGCTAAAACTTTAATGGTAAGGACGATGTCGCAGGCTTTAGATCTTTCTTTTAGAAGAATCCAGTTTACGCCCGATTTAATGCCTACCGATATTGTGGGCACCGAAATACTGGAAGAAGACCACGTAACGGGAAAACGTTTTTTTAAATTTAACAAAGGCCCTTTGTTTGCCAACATTATTTTGGCAGATGAGGTGAACAGGACGCCCCCGAAAACCCAATCGGCATTGTTAGAAGCCATGCAGGAATTTGAAGTAACCTACGGCGGACAAACCTACCCTTTAGATCGCCCCTTTTTTATTCTGGCTACACAAAACCCAATTGAGCAGGCCGGAACCTACCCCCTACCAGAGGCACAGTTAGACCGCTTTCTTTTGTACATCAAAATAGGTTACCCAACGGCAGCTGAAGAAACACAGATTTTAAGCAGCACAACGGGTAGTAAAAAAGCAGTAATCAACCCGATTATTGGTGCTGAAGAAATCAAAGAACTGCAGGCCATTACCCGCGAAGTAAGCATCAGCGATGATTTAATTACTTATGTAAGCGAGATCATCCGTGCCACCCGACCTGATACTACCAGTGTAAATTTTGTAAAAGAATGGGTGCGTTGGGGCGCAGGCCCAAGGGCCGGACAAGCCTTAATATTAACAGCAAAAGCTAGAGCCTTATTTAAGGGCAGATACGCTGTAATTATGGAAGATTTACAGGCCATGGCTTATCCAGTATTGCGACACCGTGTATTAATGAACTTTAAAGCTGAGGCTGAAAATGTTTCGTCGGATAAAGTTACCGACGAACTGATTAAAGCCATTTCGAAACCAAAAGCCAATATTTAA
- a CDS encoding uncharacterized protein (DUF58 family) (product_source=COG1721; cath_funfam=3.30.390.60; cog=COG1721; pfam=PF01882; superfamily=53300) — protein MSKLLDPKVLMAIKDLSLSAKMTIDGFMNGINKSTVKGPGLEFSQYRSYQPGDDLRSLDWKMFARSDRYYIRESEVETNIAVRILIDASASMNHSDGDFTKIDYAKYLGASLAYLANLQGDAIGLYVLKNSGIFSMTPKQDYQHLARLFYQLEQINPNGRFTKPIYYKELFAGAQKRELLIFVTDLYQTDDEIIKLLDTLNTLRHEIVVFHVVSRNELDLDFKGYSTFEDLETGETIQIDQEKARQDYKTKLVTYLEEARVKMLDRRIFYRTICTDEPLDQALRDFLKQRSKLRI, from the coding sequence ATGAGTAAACTGCTCGATCCAAAAGTATTGATGGCCATTAAAGACCTTTCATTATCGGCTAAAATGACGATTGATGGTTTTATGAACGGCATTAATAAAAGTACTGTAAAGGGCCCGGGATTAGAGTTTAGCCAATACAGAAGTTATCAACCCGGCGACGATTTACGGTCGCTCGACTGGAAAATGTTTGCCCGCTCCGACCGTTATTATATCCGCGAATCGGAAGTGGAAACGAATATTGCTGTGCGCATATTAATAGACGCCAGTGCCTCGATGAACCATAGTGATGGCGATTTTACCAAAATAGATTATGCAAAATATCTTGGTGCATCTTTAGCTTACCTCGCCAATTTACAGGGCGATGCCATTGGTTTATATGTACTGAAAAATTCAGGGATCTTTTCCATGACCCCAAAGCAGGATTACCAGCATTTAGCCCGATTGTTTTACCAGTTGGAGCAGATTAATCCCAATGGAAGATTTACAAAGCCCATTTATTATAAAGAACTATTTGCAGGTGCACAAAAACGCGAACTATTAATTTTTGTTACCGATCTTTATCAAACAGATGATGAAATCATCAAACTGTTAGATACACTGAATACCCTTAGGCACGAAATTGTGGTTTTTCATGTAGTCTCAAGAAATGAGCTTGACCTGGATTTTAAGGGCTATAGCACCTTTGAAGATCTGGAAACAGGAGAAACCATTCAGATTGATCAGGAAAAAGCCAGACAGGACTATAAAACTAAACTCGTCACTTATTTAGAGGAAGCAAGAGTTAAAATGCTCGACAGAAGAATTTTCTACAGAACAATTTGTACTGATGAACCTTTAGACCAGGCTTTGAGGGATTTTTTAAAACAGAGAAGTAAACTTAGAATTTAA
- a CDS encoding hypothetical protein (product_source=Hypo-rule applied; pfam=PF07584; tigrfam=TIGR02226; transmembrane_helix_parts=Outside_1_3,TMhelix_4_26,Inside_27_55,TMhelix_56_78,Outside_79_455): MQFLYPIGLLAIAGLIIPLIIHLWNVKQGKTVKIGSIALLGESSRASSKSFKINDCLLLVLRCLLLILLAFLLAQPYLKKITPGSNKNGWILVDKAMLPQVFKTHNKTIDSLIKQGYEIHDFNVGFAQLTVKDTAANKIKPANTLSYTSLLSESSHLIPAGANVYLFTDHRLNRFGNELPTLNYNLNWIALNRTDTLSSWITGYAGKKYEAKSNPSSTTYQALNSADESPINITIHEASGITDSKYLIAALKAIGSFTNRKIIINPPTGKADIGFWLSDDVVVASFKSSIAPNGALFQYEKGKLIATPSFINIDGRHIKLSKRIASTSQAEKIWADAFGNAVLTNEKADSLHIFHFYSRFNPQWNDLVWDGLFVKALMPIVIRTENSTDFGFEDNPSDQRRLSVQQKEVTEITKTEATKTTQNESLGITFWIASLLIFTTERILSFRKKPNYVKS; this comes from the coding sequence GTGCAATTTTTATATCCCATAGGTTTACTGGCGATTGCAGGCTTAATTATCCCGCTCATTATCCACTTGTGGAATGTTAAACAGGGCAAAACGGTTAAGATTGGCAGTATTGCCTTGCTGGGCGAAAGTTCGAGGGCAAGTTCGAAAAGCTTTAAAATTAACGATTGCCTTTTATTGGTTTTACGCTGCTTGCTTTTGATACTGCTGGCATTTCTTCTCGCACAGCCTTATCTTAAAAAAATAACACCTGGGAGCAATAAAAACGGATGGATCTTGGTTGATAAAGCAATGCTTCCACAGGTTTTTAAAACGCATAATAAAACAATAGATTCATTAATAAAACAGGGTTACGAAATCCACGATTTTAATGTGGGCTTTGCACAATTAACAGTGAAAGATACCGCTGCTAATAAAATAAAGCCAGCAAACACCTTAAGTTACACTTCCTTACTCAGTGAGTCTAGCCATCTTATTCCGGCAGGTGCTAACGTTTATCTTTTTACAGATCACCGCTTAAACCGTTTTGGCAATGAACTGCCAACCCTTAACTACAATTTGAACTGGATAGCGTTAAACCGAACTGATACTTTAAGCAGTTGGATAACAGGGTATGCGGGAAAGAAATATGAAGCAAAATCGAACCCCTCAAGCACCACTTATCAGGCTTTAAATTCGGCAGACGAATCGCCGATAAATATCACAATACATGAAGCTTCGGGCATTACAGACAGTAAATACCTAATTGCGGCCTTAAAAGCTATCGGTAGTTTTACAAACCGAAAAATCATCATCAATCCACCCACAGGGAAAGCCGATATTGGTTTTTGGTTATCAGATGATGTGGTTGTCGCAAGCTTTAAATCTTCCATTGCACCTAACGGAGCCTTATTTCAGTATGAAAAAGGAAAGCTAATTGCCACACCATCATTTATCAATATTGATGGCCGTCATATTAAATTGAGTAAAAGAATTGCCTCAACCAGTCAGGCTGAAAAAATATGGGCTGATGCTTTTGGAAATGCAGTATTGACAAATGAAAAGGCTGATTCTTTACATATCTTTCACTTTTACAGCCGTTTTAACCCGCAATGGAACGACCTGGTTTGGGATGGCTTATTTGTAAAAGCACTGATGCCGATTGTGATCAGAACGGAAAATTCAACAGACTTTGGTTTTGAAGACAACCCTTCCGATCAGCGGAGACTATCAGTTCAGCAAAAAGAAGTTACCGAGATTACTAAAACAGAAGCCACAAAAACCACGCAAAACGAGTCGCTTGGAATTACATTCTGGATAGCATCTTTATTGATTTTTACCACCGAACGTATTTTATCATTCAGAAAAAAACCGAATTATGTTAAGAGCTGA
- a CDS encoding hypothetical protein (product_source=Hypo-rule applied; cath_funfam=1.10.1200.10; transmembrane_helix_parts=Inside_1_20,TMhelix_21_43,Outside_44_46,TMhelix_47_69,Inside_70_128,TMhelix_129_151,Outside_152_710), protein MLRAEGQNWISNLRIKWVSFYLIGNVAIALAISLVLSAMAVYLFHFSPWLFAVVFPVILGIFLFIKPIWKTTDQDVSRFVNNQYPELEESADLLLQKETELSTLQQLQRNKIEHIITRLPQPKEPAKKLYSGLIILLVGLLISIGISQISLHKSEPLNFHEKASQIPAIKENIPAEISDFSATIIPPAYTGKEERKQKQFTIAAETGARINWKIETNIGIKKLKIIFNDNEIVPLKALDALHTQWTYNKTINKSGFYQLDLDGKKSDLYQIEIIPDLPVTIKITQPKQHTTIDIGQPQKINLNVSLTDDYGINDAYISATMASGKGEGVSFTEKKLSFNTRFDNKKNLTLGKLIDLKSLGMKPGDELYFFIKAMDNHGQSSRSDVYFVSIVDTAELMSLAGMTNGVNLVPEYFRSERQIIIDTEKLLKEQSTLPLATFKTRSNDLGIDQKLLRLRYGQFLGEENETEIGGDHDDHDEHAEHKSEGEKFGDVTSIMDKYAHKHDIAEDATFFEPEMKAQLKAVLTEMWNAELRLRTYKPQEALPYEYKALRLLKDLQQKSRAYVAKTTVKTAALKPEKRLSGELDKIMQPVQKMSFEQKEKRMAFLKATLALLESKKTGKKFIEQDQFLLGETEKYVIGAAADHPSTYLNALSSLRKLSTGNKLIISDIDLVQQAIQKMINTEAAKPQTQSASPPSALYQNYFNNLNKIGK, encoded by the coding sequence ATGTTAAGAGCTGAAGGACAAAATTGGATCAGTAACCTAAGGATAAAGTGGGTTAGCTTTTACCTGATCGGCAACGTTGCGATTGCTTTAGCCATCTCTTTGGTTTTATCTGCTATGGCAGTTTACCTATTTCATTTTTCTCCATGGCTTTTTGCAGTTGTTTTTCCTGTTATTCTAGGCATCTTCTTATTTATAAAACCCATTTGGAAAACCACTGATCAGGATGTTTCGCGTTTTGTAAACAACCAATATCCCGAACTGGAAGAAAGTGCTGATCTGCTGCTGCAGAAGGAAACTGAATTATCAACGCTGCAACAATTGCAACGCAATAAAATTGAGCATATCATCACCAGGCTGCCGCAGCCAAAAGAACCAGCAAAAAAATTATATTCCGGCTTGATTATCCTTCTTGTAGGATTGCTCATCAGCATTGGCATTAGCCAAATCTCTTTGCATAAAAGTGAACCTTTAAATTTTCATGAAAAGGCAAGCCAAATTCCGGCAATTAAAGAAAATATTCCTGCAGAAATTTCTGATTTCAGTGCAACCATTATTCCACCAGCCTATACCGGAAAAGAAGAGCGTAAACAAAAACAGTTTACTATTGCTGCCGAAACAGGTGCCAGAATAAACTGGAAAATCGAAACGAATATTGGTATTAAAAAACTAAAAATCATCTTTAACGACAACGAAATTGTCCCGCTAAAAGCCTTAGATGCATTACATACGCAATGGACTTATAACAAAACCATCAACAAATCAGGCTTTTATCAATTGGATCTGGACGGTAAAAAATCAGATCTCTACCAGATCGAGATCATTCCTGATTTACCTGTTACGATTAAAATTACACAACCCAAACAGCATACCACTATTGATATCGGTCAGCCGCAAAAGATTAACCTGAACGTATCACTTACAGATGACTATGGCATCAATGACGCCTATATATCGGCAACCATGGCCAGTGGCAAAGGAGAAGGTGTGAGCTTCACCGAGAAAAAATTATCTTTTAATACCAGGTTTGACAATAAAAAGAACCTTACGCTAGGTAAACTGATTGACTTAAAAAGCCTTGGTATGAAACCAGGCGATGAACTTTACTTTTTCATCAAAGCGATGGATAACCATGGTCAATCGAGCCGTTCGGATGTTTATTTTGTTTCAATTGTAGATACTGCCGAATTAATGAGTTTAGCAGGAATGACCAATGGCGTTAACCTGGTTCCGGAATATTTCAGGAGCGAAAGGCAGATCATTATCGATACCGAGAAATTGTTGAAGGAACAATCGACATTGCCTCTGGCAACTTTTAAAACCAGAAGCAACGATCTGGGTATCGACCAAAAGCTGTTGCGGTTGCGTTACGGACAGTTTTTGGGCGAAGAAAATGAAACTGAAATCGGCGGTGATCATGACGACCACGATGAACATGCGGAACATAAGAGTGAGGGCGAAAAGTTTGGTGATGTGACCAGCATTATGGATAAATATGCCCATAAACATGATATCGCAGAGGATGCTACCTTCTTCGAACCTGAGATGAAGGCACAGCTAAAGGCCGTTTTAACTGAAATGTGGAATGCCGAACTCCGTTTAAGAACTTATAAACCCCAGGAAGCATTACCTTACGAATATAAAGCGCTGAGGTTACTGAAAGATCTGCAGCAAAAGTCGCGGGCTTATGTAGCCAAAACCACCGTAAAAACGGCAGCGTTAAAACCTGAAAAACGCTTAAGTGGCGAGCTGGATAAGATTATGCAGCCGGTTCAGAAAATGTCCTTTGAGCAAAAAGAAAAAAGAATGGCCTTTTTAAAAGCAACGCTCGCCTTATTGGAGAGCAAAAAAACAGGCAAAAAGTTCATCGAACAAGATCAATTCTTACTTGGTGAAACAGAGAAATACGTGATCGGTGCCGCAGCCGATCATCCTTCTACCTATTTAAATGCTTTAAGCAGTTTAAGAAAATTAAGCACAGGCAATAAACTGATAATCAGCGATATTGATCTGGTTCAACAGGCTATACAAAAAATGATCAATACCGAAGCAGCAAAACCGCAGACACAAAGCGCTAGCCCACCTTCTGCATTGTATCAAAACTATTTTAATAACCTCAACAAAATCGGCAAGTAG
- a CDS encoding hypothetical protein (product_source=Hypo-rule applied; superfamily=52317; transmembrane_helix_parts=Outside_1_4,TMhelix_5_24,Inside_25_30,TMhelix_31_50,Outside_51_568,TMhelix_569_587,Inside_588_595), translating to MEFKYIAVLVGLLLMAFLLYKEVNRTNQARLIWRVLANIVAVGCFILLIVPIRYETHVKQNADEVILLTAGTNPDSVTKLKEKKYAFPSVNLKNTKATTFSDLSYFLKSNPNVQKLNIYGYGLSANELEQIKGYQITFHPSANPGGIISANWPAKLKTSEPLQVQGTYQNSGSETVKLLFKGLGKAVDSISIESKSNKSFSFKTNPKQTGKAIYELIALQKNDTLAKEPVPVQVSDQTPMKVLILASFPDFEYKFLKNWLYENQYPLAFRSQISKNKFASDFLNIDSINLNQINTSSLKKFDILIIDEEELAAITPNERSSIAFAVNNGMGLLIRVLNTKALTTLSGKFGRFESPVLKGKPLNLIVIEDHHKFNPLPLEQAVFLKVNQTDQPIIADASGKAVVNSSISGYGKVLVSTLSASYNWLLSGQKTDYFTYWSKLLANAARKRNDIQSVNIIPQFPVIHQKMRIITDLAASDKIPVLKMDSILLSPRQNMELPFQWDAFYWPQKSGWINLEVNQAIEPVYIYKKTDWEALKNQQKLDGTRQFIKNLSTTEAKNKLTDAIVEEEVSLWWFFAGFLLAAGFLWYESRILAVK from the coding sequence ATGGAATTTAAATACATCGCTGTTCTGGTTGGGTTATTATTAATGGCCTTTTTGCTCTACAAAGAGGTAAACCGGACAAATCAAGCTAGGTTAATATGGCGAGTTTTAGCAAATATCGTTGCCGTGGGCTGTTTTATTCTATTAATTGTACCAATTAGATACGAAACACATGTAAAACAAAATGCCGATGAAGTTATTTTACTCACAGCAGGCACAAACCCTGATTCTGTTACAAAACTAAAGGAAAAAAAATATGCATTTCCGTCGGTAAATTTAAAAAATACGAAGGCCACAACCTTTTCCGATCTCTCCTATTTCTTAAAATCTAATCCCAATGTTCAAAAACTGAATATCTACGGTTATGGTTTAAGTGCAAATGAATTGGAGCAGATCAAAGGATACCAGATCACCTTTCATCCTTCGGCAAATCCTGGCGGGATCATTTCTGCCAACTGGCCAGCCAAATTAAAAACCAGTGAACCGCTTCAAGTTCAGGGAACTTATCAAAACTCAGGGAGCGAAACGGTTAAACTTTTGTTCAAAGGTTTAGGTAAAGCAGTAGATTCGATCTCTATCGAGTCAAAATCGAATAAATCCTTTTCATTTAAAACGAATCCTAAACAAACAGGAAAAGCCATTTACGAATTAATTGCGCTACAAAAAAACGATACCCTGGCCAAAGAACCCGTGCCTGTTCAGGTTAGTGATCAGACACCCATGAAAGTGCTGATTTTAGCTTCTTTTCCCGACTTTGAATATAAATTTCTAAAAAATTGGCTGTACGAAAATCAATATCCACTGGCTTTCAGAAGTCAGATCAGTAAAAACAAATTTGCTTCTGATTTCCTTAACATAGATAGCATAAACCTTAATCAGATCAATACATCATCCTTAAAAAAATTCGATATCCTGATCATTGATGAAGAAGAATTAGCTGCTATTACTCCCAATGAAAGGTCATCAATAGCGTTTGCAGTTAATAACGGAATGGGCTTATTGATCAGGGTTTTAAATACAAAAGCTTTGACAACGCTCAGTGGTAAATTTGGCCGTTTTGAATCTCCTGTTTTAAAAGGTAAGCCATTAAATTTAATCGTAATAGAAGATCATCACAAGTTTAATCCCTTACCACTCGAACAAGCTGTATTTTTAAAGGTTAACCAAACTGATCAGCCCATTATTGCCGATGCCAGCGGTAAAGCAGTGGTTAATAGCAGCATCAGCGGTTATGGCAAAGTATTAGTCTCTACACTTTCCGCCAGCTATAATTGGCTACTTTCAGGGCAAAAAACTGATTATTTTACTTATTGGTCTAAACTTTTGGCCAATGCAGCAAGGAAAAGAAACGATATTCAGTCTGTAAATATTATCCCTCAATTCCCTGTTATCCACCAGAAAATGAGGATTATTACAGATCTGGCAGCATCAGACAAGATACCAGTATTGAAAATGGATAGTATTTTACTCAGTCCGCGGCAAAATATGGAGCTTCCATTCCAATGGGATGCTTTCTACTGGCCTCAGAAGTCAGGCTGGATTAATTTAGAAGTAAATCAAGCCATAGAACCAGTATATATCTACAAAAAAACAGATTGGGAAGCGCTCAAAAACCAACAAAAGCTTGATGGAACCCGTCAGTTTATCAAAAACCTGAGTACTACTGAAGCCAAAAATAAACTAACAGATGCTATTGTAGAGGAAGAAGTATCACTCTGGTGGTTTTTTGCAGGGTTCCTGCTTGCAGCCGGCTTTTTATGGTACGAATCGAGGATTTTGGCCGTTAAATAA